ACCCAAAATCACACTTCAGTTTCCACACGCTCTTTTTcgctcttttcctccttgtATCGCGTTTTCTGGGGCCCCCGTCAAACCCTGCGACCCTCCCTTTCCTCGCTCCTCTGGCCGCCTGTCTCCGTTCGCTCGGCCGGCCATATTCCTCCTTGCATGCCCATTATCCAATGATCCGCTGGTGTTTTGCATAAAAGCCTGGAAGAAATCCTTCTGTGTTTACTCTCCTGCCACCGTGCTCTGCTGTTGATCTAGCATCATGTCAAACCCGTGAGTATTTCTTGCAGACTCGGTGTATATCCCCTTTCCTCTCGGCACTTTTCTAATGGCTTGCACTGCGGTAACAGCTTCGGCTCAGCATGGCGCTCCTTTTGGCATACAATGACTTCCTACGACCGCCACGCGTCCCATGACTCCCCCTATCGAACAGGTAGACATGTGCCTCTCAGCCAAAGCCGCCATGAGCCTCTCACATCCATCGCGACAAGCGCTATCGAATCCCGACCGGATCTCACTAGCGCTTACGAGGACGAACAGCCGAATGGCATCAGCTCACCTAACCGTCCCTATTCCCCAGGAATGCGGTCAATGTCTTCTCACACTCGGCGGTCAGGAGACCACGGGGCGGATGGTGCGGAAATCCAGATGCAAAGCTTCCACGACGGggcaccccctcctccccctgTATCCCATTCGTGGAGAAAGATAGAGCGCTGGCTGGAAAATCATTACGAGGAACTTTACGATAATCTTTGCGAAGGTTGCACCCAGAACGATATCAACGAGCTGGAACACGAACTTGACTGCAGCCTTCCTTTGGAGGTTCGAGAATCTCTGATGAACCACGATGGCCAAGAACGCCCTGGTTTGCCGACTGGCATTATCTTCGGCTGCATGCTCCTTGACTGTGAGGAAATCGTGCAGGAATGGAAGAATTGGAGGACGGTCAATGAAGAGTTTCTCGCCTCTCCAGCAATGGTCAATACTCCGATCCCGAAGGCCACAGCCAGCTCATCTTCTGCCACACCTCCCCCTCAGGCGTCAAACCCAATGTGGCGACAGGACCTGCTCGAGCGACAAGACTCACAACCTCCAGGCGCAGTTCAGAAAGCCTACGCTCATCCCGCTTGGATCCCACTCGCTCGTGATTGGGGTGGCAATTGTATCGCAGTCGACTTAGCCCCTGGACCCGCGGGGAAATGGGGTCAAGTCATTATATTCGGCCGGGATTACGATTGCAAATACGTCATTGCTCGATCTTGGGCCACATTTCTTGCCATTTTCTCAGATGATATTTGCAGCGGCAAGGCTGTCGTGGAAGAGGACTCGAACGAATTGAAGCTCCTGGAATTCAAAGCGCAGAATGTGGAACCACCATACTTAGAGATCATGCGTTGGAGGGCAGATCAAAAATATGGCAGGAAAGCACCTCGCCGCAAGGCACCCAACGGCCTGggcctcaacaccagcaccaaatCTGGGAAGGAGTCACCTTATGGGAGCCCAGGCCCTAGTGAAGAGCGCGGGAGGTCACCACACCGTTTCCCAAATCGCGGTTCTACCCAAAGTCCAAAGACACAATTTGGCATTTCAAGTCCTCTTGCCCGTGTCACCGAGGAGGCTTCGAGCCCAGTCCACGGGACTGCTGAAAGCGAAACCGCCGACGATACTACCGCGCCTGCTATAAAGGAATCCCACAGTGAAGATCTTCTAGAAGTTGCGACTCCGCAGGCCTCGGGAAAGGAGAACGAAGGTTTTGGCGAGCAACAATCTGCGAGTAAGGCGGATTCCGAGAAGTTGCAAAGACGTGAATCAAACCAGGGAACCTCTACGGCCGGCTTGGACAATGAAGTCCTTGGCGAAATGAAGAACGTCGCCATCTAAGCCACGGTCGTATGgtctgctttctttcttttttgggTCTGCATATCATGAACCGCTTCCTTTCACTGTTTTCGCGCGGGGCTtttattttgcttttttacCTTTTGAAGTGTATCCGGCGCAACCGTTGAAATGATGGATTCCATGAAgaattttctcttttttcgATAACCTTGTATAAATTTCCACCATTTTCCTGTTTTTCGGTGATCTCGCTCGGCACCGCTCGCGGTTTCCTACCTTGTTTGACACTGTCCGTTCTACATTACGTGTAACTTTATCTCTACGATCATACAGTACTAGGTACTAGCCCTTTAGTCTTTCCAAGGTTTTGTTTCTTAATCTTTCTTTTGTCCTGCTACCGTACAATAATTTCAAAATTGCTCTTATGGAGGGAGTACTTGAATATAGCGTTTCACGATTTGATGTGACTACCCGGCACCTTACCAGCTCAGAAGACGTCTATATACAACTGCTGTTATTGCTGGGCACTTCCACGATTCAGCTTTGGGTTGTCGGAGCACATGCCAACCCCCCGTTCCTAGCAACTGATAGTCAGCCGCTACAAGCTATTCTCTGATACGTCAGAGACATGACACAATCCGGTATTTCGACGATGTACAGACCCAATTGTCTGTATCTACGAGTCGATTTTTTACGTATTGGGCTGGCCGTGGTAGAACGGCTGGCGATGGCGCCAACCTGGTCATTTTGCTGGTATAGGCAACAGATACTGATAATCCAGTAGCAGTCCGTGATCTTGAAACAGGCTGCTTGGAAACTGGGTAGATGCTTTTGTCTCGGGCTCAGTGGGCACCCAATCGATCGTATGAAGAAAGTGTAAGCAGGTTTCAGACTTAAGCTGATAGCAAGCCTTACGACCATCTTTGGCTGCCTTGACTCCGTGCGGTATTCGCTGTGTAACTAGGCTAACCGCGCTGCTCGTCTCAGTCCCagtcgtcgtcatcgtcatccttgATGGCTCGCGTATTTCCAGTTCGGATACTCCGCCCCTGTTTTCCAGaatcgtcttcctcgccaccACTGTCCGCCTCTGatccttcatcgtctccagcATTGAACCTTGTGTGTGACAATATCCCTTTCGCCAACAGCCTTTTCTCTAGGGTCGCCGTACTAAACCCTTCCAACCCATCACTGCCCCCCGACCCCAGCCCTTCAAACCCGAGCACCCTTTCCACTGCCACCCCGTCCGTAAACCCAATCACACAGGGAAGAACCCTTATCTTCAACTTTTCCACGACAAACGGCGTTTCACGCACGTCGACTCTTGCGAATCGCGCGTCTTGATGCCGGGCCGCGAGCGCCCGGATGTGTTCATCCATGGTCGCACAGCGCGCAAAGTCCGGATGTGCAAAGTGGATTACGCATCGCTGTGCCTGGGTAGTGAAATCTAGGAGGGATTGATCGCTGTTTAAGGACGGGTAAAGAGAGTCTTCGATGAGGGTGGTTCTTTGGTTGTTAGATTTTTGCGATGTGGCGAACTCGGTATTGAGTTGTTCGATTCGGTGGGCACGGTAGGTGGtgtcgtcctcttcttccaaggCTTTGAAAACGGCGTCATCATCGGAGAGGTCGAGCTCGTCTATGTCTCGTTGGAGCGGTTGGGGGGCGGTGTCATGAGGCATTGCGAAGCTGTGGTATTTCTCTTCTGCGTTGGTTTAGTGTTATGGATATTGGGCTATTGGCTTGGAGGATGTTATTTTCACGACAGGGAGTGGGGAGAATTATGGTAGTGGGGTGcgaaatattaatatttaaagagatgatcaagatatatatataatctgTGCGAAAACACTGCCGATCCAGGAGATCAGTCTATAACAAAACCGGGTGACACATGTAGCACCAATACAGTCTGGTTCTCGCACAACTCCTACAGCCGAATCAACTGCAATTGCAGAGTTGCATTTACCACCAAGTAGACTCGGAAAGCGGACACAGACCTCAGTCTTCAGACACAGGAACTTGCGCACCGTTTCCGGAGGTGGCGCCAAACTCGATGCAGATGTATTGTCACGTTATTTAATTACTTACTGCCAGGAACTTTTTTGTCCTACCTCACACCCTTTTCACGCGGCACCTTTTAcaacttccttcttctttaACCAAATTCGATCTCTTTAGTCGCGTTGTCACTCCCTTTCTTCTGAGCCACTCCGATAGCCTCAAATCCCTCGTCCATTTGCCACACCACCGGTTTTCGAACGCTTGATTGCGGGATCCCCCTTTGTCGCCTCAACCCCAGACACCTTACCGACGTTCTAGTGCCTTGACATCCAACATGGCGGACAGCAGAAAACCCGATGAGTACGCGAttgagatggagaagttggacCAAAGTAAAAAAATTCAGGCGCCGTATTCGCCGCCTCAGTCGCGGAGTTCCTCGTCGAGTTCAGTCGCCAACAATGCTGCTTTCTCCGTTCTGGCATACTGCGGCTCATCTATTTTGATGACCGTCATGAATAAATACGTGCTCTCTGCGAATTTCAATTTAAATTTTTTCCTCCTGTGTGTACAGGTATGCTTGGACCTTTCCAAAGTGTCGGGATTGCTATATGCTGACTATGCGCTGGCTTTAGTCTCTCGTATGCATCACTGCCATCCAAACATGCAAATACTGTGGCCTTATCACATATCGTGACTTTAATCTAGATGAGGCTAGAAAGTGTACGTACCTTGAGAGCTCGCTAGTGTTTCCGACGAAGCTGACGGTTCCTTCATACAGGGTTCCCCATAACTCTCCTACTCATTGGTATGATTTACACCGGATCTAAGGCATTGCAATTTCTTTCGATCCCGGTCTACACCATTTTCAAAAACCTGACCATCATCCTAATCGCATACGGAGAGGTCTTGTGGTTCGGTGGCTCGGTCACAAACCTCACTCTATTCTCGTTCGGACTTATGGTTTTTAGCTCCGTCATCGCTGCCTGGGCCGACATCAAGCACGCAGTTGAAAGTAATGGCGATGCGACGTCAAAAGTTTCCACCTTGAATGCTGGATATATTTGGATGTTAATTAACTGTCTCTGCACGTCGTCTTATGTCCTGGGCATGCGCAAGAGGATCAAGTTGACCAACTTCAAGGATTTTGATAGTGAGTGTGTCTTCGGTGATTTTAGGTTTGATCACTCTAACCTGTCTCCTATCTAGCCATGTTCTACAACAACCTCCTTTCGATTCCTGTTCTCATCGTCTGTTCCGGTTTCCTGGAAGATTGGTCACCTGCGAATATCACCCAGAATTTCCCCCCTGCTGACCGCAACGGCATTATGTTTGCCATGATCCTGTCCGGGTTGTCTACGGTGTTCATTTCTTATACATCCGCTTGGTGTGTTCGTGTCACTTCATCTACCACCTACTCAATGGTTGGTGCCCTCAACAAGCTTCCAATTGCTATCTCTGGAttggtcttcttcgacgcccCCGTTACTTTCCCTAGCGTGTCCGCCATTCTAGTTGGGTTTGTTAGTGGTATCGTGTACGCCGTTGCGAAGATCAAGCAAAACGCCAAGCCAAAGGTCGGGATTCTGCCAACCTCCAACCCAgtcagcgccagcagccagagcaTGAGGGATTCGTTGCGCTCGTGAATCATGACTCGTTAATGCAGAGAAATAGTCGCCCACGATCCAGTTTTCACCCTGGAATATGCGATCACGTTTTGTGCTTGCGGAATTGATATTGTAGGTGTGGCCGGCTTATTTGAGATTGCTTCCGTGTCAGTAGGTGTTGGTGGCTGTGTACTCAATTTTGCTCATGGATAGAATCCCCAATTGGCTGCACTTTGCGTTCTATATTCTTTGAGCTCACCTGATGCCCCCTATAATGCCCTTGTTCTCGCAGTAAACACAGCACCCTTTGCCATCACAAGTGCCCTTTAGTGATACTGGGGTTTGCTATCGCGTTCAAGCTCTTGCATTCGCTGGAGCCGGAAGGCATGGACTTCATCAGTCACAGAACAAAACCGATGTCCGCTGCCTGGTGATGAATGTTGTATATATtgttatttatattatttaattagggTATAGAAAGCGTTTATTTTTATtcatattttatttatattttatactcATTTtcattcttatttttatttggGAAGCGATACATTGTGTAGGTAGGACCCGGCCTTAAATATTTCACATTCTGTCGAGTCTCGGGCCGCCGCTGGTAAGAGACCCGACGAAGCTTCCAACTCTAAATTTTATATCAAAAGCAACAAATAAAACCCAACGCTTTCATTCACGTTCCCCTAATTTCCATTGTTGATATCTCATTTTAAGCCCCTATATAACGCTGAATACCGCTATTTAGCCTCGACCCcggaaaaagaagaacagaaaTCCAAGTACGAAAAAGGCCCATGACGAAACCAAAAAGAGCCCGagtccagcagcaacaccaacatgCGCGCTCCAATCCCAATACGGGCCATGGAACAGGCAAGAAGCATCGCAAAATGAGCTCCTTTGCGAAGCTCTCCACAAAGagcagccacagcaacagcaataCCGGTGGGAATAAGGAAAACAAGGCACCGGCTGGAAAGAATGAGAAACATCAGCAAAAGCAGCACAGAAAACCGATTGTACCGTTTCAGAGGACAGATCGGATACTATTGGTTGGAGAGGGTGGGTTATCCCTTTCTACCCTTCACTTTTCGTTATTGTTTGCTCGGAATGGCGTGCGTATGTTGCTGCCTTACGTATTATCTACACGGAGATTGCGAACCTACCTGCCGGCAAGATATcgagattatatatatatacatatatactTACTGATGCACGCCCATCAGCTTTCTGACAACCTACTCACTCGCGCATTGCTTTATCGTTATTGCTTCCTCGATAGAATATCACATATGCATCCATGCCCAAATAAGGAATACGCCCTGATGACACGAAGACTGACATTTCTAAAACCAAAACAGGAGACTTCTCTTTCGCCCATTCCCTAGCTACGTATCACCGATGCAGACACCTATTGGCAACATGCTACGACTCTGAAAAGACACTCTACACCAAATACCCTCAAGCCGAGAAGAATATCGCCGACATCCTTGACGGCTTGTCGAAGCCCAAGGATAGCGAACTCCAAGGCCCGAAGGTGCTATTCTCCGTTGACGCGAAAAAGCTCGGCTCTggactgggaggagggaagaatGTCCGAATTGGATATCCCAGAAAAGACCGGGAAATACCTGCctggaagaaagaaaagagtgCAAATTCCGGGATGGATAATGAGAGGAGGGATAAGGCTGGGCCCTGGGATGTGATATGCTTTAATTTCCCGCATGTAGGTGGAATTTCGACGGATGTGAACCGGCAGGTTAGGGCGAATCAGGAGCTTCTAGTTGCGTTCTTTAAGGCGTGTATACCCCTTTTGGCAGGGAAACTCGAGGAggttgacgacgacgacgacgatgaagaggagcatGCAAGGGGttctgatgctgatgaaAATGGCTCTGGTGAGGACGCGAGTGAAAAAtgcgatgatgacgacggcATTGTTAAGGCGAAAGACGAGCGGAGGACCGAACCCGGTCAGATATTGGTAACGCTCTTCGAGGGAGAACCTTACACGCTATGGAATATTAAGGACCTAGCGCGACATGCAGGGTTGCAGGCTGTGACGAGTTTTAAGTTCCCGTGGGCGTGCTATCGTGGATATTCCCACGCACGAACGCTGGGGAAAGTTGAAAGGAAGgatggtggaagaggagggtggcGAGGTGAAGATAGGGAAGCTAGGACGTACGTGTTTGAGCTCAAGAACGATGAGCACGTTGTGTCTGGGGCTTctggaaagaggaagaagagatcaACAGAAACAGACGATTCCGAGAGTGATTAGTATTTGCAACCTATATGTACAACATTCAATATAATACCCGCTATTTCCGGCCCCAACGTCCGTATAAAGGCATGAGTTAAAATGAAGCTCGCAAACCATGCATGCCGTTACATGATGTACACTTTCTTCATTTCACTCTCGTCGTATATCTGACCAGTTATAGGATCTTTGACTTTGCCCACTTCGATAGAGCTGAGTTTCTTGCTCATGTCTAGCAACCGGTGAAGACCGTATACTCTGCCGTTTGGCAAGACAATTGGATCACTTTCGACGGAACTTTTCGTGTGATGGGCGTACGGCAGATTCCGAGCAAGCTCATTCAGCTCTGTTGAACATATAGGGCACACGGAAGTAGTGGTCGAATGAGGGTTAGAACTCGAAGAGGTGTAAGCTGAGTGACACGAGGGCGTCTTCAGGGCGGAAAGGCCGGCTGATAAAGCGATATGTATTAATGGCcgagaaggcaaagaaagaagttcATGATGCGTGCGAATGAACAAGCCAGAAAGGTACATCCACCGTTCAGAGGCATACATCGACTAGGACATGTTAGATCAATCCGGTTTCGAAGACAAAATCAAAATACCTTGTAGGGCTCGGCTTTTGTGTCTGGAGGGAAAGCAAGCAAACCAGCAGCCCGATGAATCTCGGCTGATTGAGTCTCATCATATGGGGCGAGATACTTTTTGGCATGCACCATTGCATCCACAACCTTTGTTCTGTCTCTTGTTCTGATCATTTCAATATACTGCTGCAACCGTAACTCGAACTCCAGGTTGTACTGCACCCACCAAATTAGGCTCCGCATAATGGAGTATCAAGAGAGTTAAATGTACGTACCTGGCTCTTTTTCAAAGCCGCCTTGTTCTCATTACACCACTGCAAAGCGTCCTTGGTTTCCCCATGGCGCAGGCTTTCGGCGATCCGCTGACACTGTACAAAGACGTTGAGATCCACAAGATCCTCGATGTCTTTTTCTCGGGCAAGTTGTTGAGCACTTTCGGTATACCCTGACCGCAGCATATGGTCAAT
This genomic interval from Aspergillus puulaauensis MK2 DNA, chromosome 7, nearly complete sequence contains the following:
- the FYV10 gene encoding FYV10 family protein (BUSCO:EOG09261O7R;~COG:S;~EggNog:ENOG410PGQ3;~InterPro:IPR024964,IPR044063,IPR027714,IPR006594, IPR006595,IPR013144;~PFAM:PF10607;~go_function: GO:0004842 - ubiquitin-protein transferase activity [Evidence IEA];~go_function: GO:0005515 - protein binding [Evidence IEA];~go_process: GO:0045721 - negative regulation of gluconeogenesis [Evidence IEA]), whose amino-acid sequence is MAAELTSTKLNAENHLLLDQPLLRLPHELARRNLKSIQRIIEREKEYALPSLKDSANAAISSDRTSDQTLATLDAMISRMQGLKRKMESLHQEEKKVHLQSRKRIQHLDQLYHIPSLTDVKYDQWSRVRLDRLVIDHMLRSGYTESAQQLAREKDIEDLVDLNVFVQCQRIAESLRHGETKDALQWCNENKAALKKSQYNLEFELRLQQYIEMIRTRDRTKVVDAMVHAKKYLAPYDETQSAEIHRAAGLLAFPPDTKAEPYKSMYASERWMYLSGLFIRTHHELLSLPSRPLIHIALSAGLSALKTPSCHSAYTSSSSNPHSTTTSVCPICSTELNELARNLPYAHHTKSSVESDPIVLPNGRVYGLHRLLDMSKKLSSIEVGKVKDPITGQIYDESEMKKVYIM
- the SMI1 gene encoding SMI1/KNR4 family protein (COG:G;~EggNog:ENOG410PJXD;~InterPro:IPR018958,IPR009203;~PFAM:PF09346;~go_process: GO:0042546 - cell wall biogenesis [Evidence IEA]), giving the protein MSNPFGSAWRSFWHTMTSYDRHASHDSPYRTGRHVPLSQSRHEPLTSIATSAIESRPDLTSAYEDEQPNGISSPNRPYSPGMRSMSSHTRRSGDHGADGAEIQMQSFHDGAPPPPPVSHSWRKIERWLENHYEELYDNLCEGCTQNDINELEHELDCSLPLEVRESLMNHDGQERPGLPTGIIFGCMLLDCEEIVQEWKNWRTVNEEFLASPAMVNTPIPKATASSSSATPPPQASNPMWRQDLLERQDSQPPGAVQKAYAHPAWIPLARDWGGNCIAVDLAPGPAGKWGQVIIFGRDYDCKYVIARSWATFLAIFSDDICSGKAVVEEDSNELKLLEFKAQNVEPPYLEIMRWRADQKYGRKAPRRKAPNGLGLNTSTKSGKESPYGSPGPSEERGRSPHRFPNRGSTQSPKTQFGISSPLARVTEEASSPVHGTAESETADDTTAPAIKESHSEDLLEVATPQASGKENEGFGEQQSASKADSEKLQRRESNQGTSTAGLDNEVLGEMKNVAI
- a CDS encoding 25S rRNA (uracil2634-N3)-methyltransferase (BUSCO:EOG09263W48;~COG:S;~EggNog:ENOG410PMQX;~InterPro:IPR019446;~PFAM:PF10354), translated to MSSFAKLSTKSSHSNSNTGGNKENKAPAGKNEKHQQKQHRKPIVPFQRTDRILLVGEGDFSFAHSLATYHRCRHLLATCYDSEKTLYTKYPQAEKNIADILDGLSKPKDSELQGPKVLFSVDAKKLGSGLGGGKNVRIGYPRKDREIPAWKKEKSANSGMDNERRDKAGPWDVICFNFPHVGGISTDVNRQVRANQELLVAFFKACIPLLAGKLEEVDDDDDDEEEHARGSDADENGSGEDASEKCDDDDGIVKAKDERRTEPGQILVTLFEGEPYTLWNIKDLARHAGLQAVTSFKFPWACYRGYSHARTLGKVERKDGGRGGWRGEDREARTYVFELKNDEHVVSGASGKRKKRSTETDDSESD
- the gmtA gene encoding GDP-mannose transporter (COG:G;~EggNog:ENOG410PGF5;~InterPro:IPR038736;~TransMembrane:10 (i40-60o72-89i110-132o138-155i162-182o202-220i232-253o273-295i302-322o328-347i);~go_function: GO:0005458 - GDP-mannose transmembrane transporter activity [Evidence IEA]) codes for the protein MADSRKPDEYAIEMEKLDQSKKIQAPYSPPQSRSSSSSSVANNAAFSVLAYCGSSILMTVMNKYVLSANFNLNFFLLCVQSLVCITAIQTCKYCGLITYRDFNLDEARKWFPITLLLIGMIYTGSKALQFLSIPVYTIFKNLTIILIAYGEVLWFGGSVTNLTLFSFGLMVFSSVIAAWADIKHAVESNGDATSKVSTLNAGYIWMLINCLCTSSYVLGMRKRIKLTNFKDFDTMFYNNLLSIPVLIVCSGFLEDWSPANITQNFPPADRNGIMFAMILSGLSTVFISYTSAWCVRVTSSTTYSMVGALNKLPIAISGLVFFDAPVTFPSVSAILVGFVSGIVYAVAKIKQNAKPKVGILPTSNPVSASSQSMRDSLRS
- a CDS encoding thioredoxin domain-containing protein (COG:C,O;~EggNog:ENOG410PR62;~InterPro:IPR036249), producing the protein MPHDTAPQPLQRDIDELDLSDDDAVFKALEEEDDTTYRAHRIEQLNTEFATSQKSNNQRTTLIEDSLYPSLNSDQSLLDFTTQAQRCVIHFAHPDFARCATMDEHIRALAARHQDARFARVDVRETPFVVEKLKIRVLPCVIGFTDGVAVERVLGFEGLGSGGSDGLEGFSTATLEKRLLAKGILSHTRFNAGDDEGSEADSGGEEDDSGKQGRSIRTGNTRAIKDDDDDDWD